The sequence CGACTGGGCATAAATGTGGCCGACTGCACGGGCACTCGTTCCAGATAGCCATTCATATCAGTGGCGAGGTTGACCCGCACACCGGCTGGATCCGCGACTTCGCCGAGCTCAAGGCGGTGTTCAAGCCCATCTATGACCAGCTCGACCACCACTACCTTAACGACATTCCCGGGCTCGAAAACCCAACCAGTGAAGTAATTGCCAAGTGGATCTGGCAACAGCTCAAGCCGCAGCTGCCGGAACTGTGCCAGATTACCATTCGCGAAACCTGCACCAGCGGATGCATCTATCGCGGTGAGTAAACCCCGCTATAGCGGATCATTAAGGCGCAGCAACTCTTCGGGCAAATGCTCGATGTA is a genomic window of Halopseudomonas phragmitis containing:
- the queD gene encoding 6-carboxytetrahydropterin synthase QueD yields the protein MEIFKEFTFEAAHKLPHVPTGHKCGRLHGHSFQIAIHISGEVDPHTGWIRDFAELKAVFKPIYDQLDHHYLNDIPGLENPTSEVIAKWIWQQLKPQLPELCQITIRETCTSGCIYRGE